The Arctopsyche grandis isolate Sample6627 chromosome 10, ASM5162203v2, whole genome shotgun sequence genome window below encodes:
- the LOC143918209 gene encoding uncharacterized protein LOC143918209 codes for MSIKNIDRVNARLSYFLKQLTQQYHPSLKRLHRTCRIDDFPMNNVIKKVNAVGSTPVEKVNQALIVLRDTQKDFIEHFGKLISMNITTDKGHFNNTARKELLRNIQCLSNNFYLDVQGVIDEEPNTKVVNKCNKDNLYDADLVHANYKDACLADRNLFLELRNHLVEWKKTLMNLKKQLKSIKHNADKKNNANKKKNNAAKKVNKKLVKKPAQPKSRPVKPQNKPLEIENIQSS; via the exons ATGAGCATCAAGAACATCGATCGTGTCAACGCGAGGCTGTCGTATTTTCTGAAGCAGCTCACACAGCAGTATCATCCGTCTCTGAAGAGATTACACAGGACGTGTCGAATTGACGATTTCCCAATGAATAATGTCATCAAGAAAGTAAACGCTGTTGGCAGTACACCTGTCGAAAAG GTCAACCAAGCTCTAATAGTTCTGAGGGACACTCAAAAGGATTTCATAGAGCATTTCGGAAAACTGATCTCGATGAATATCACCACAGACAAAGGCCATTTTAACAACACAGCACGAAAGGAGCTTCTGAGGAACATCCAGTGCTTGTCGAATAACTTCTACCTCGATGTTCAGGGTGTGATTGATGAAGAACCCAATACGAAAGTGGTGAACAAGTGCAACAAGGACAATTTATATGATGCAGATTTGGTGCATGCGAACTACAAAGACGCTTGTCTGGCCGATCGGAACTTATTTTTAGAGTTGAGAAATCACTTAGTCGAATGGAAGAAAACTTTAATGAATCTCAAGAAGCAATTGAAGTCTATCAAACACAACGCTGATAAGAAAAACAATGCTAATAAAAAGAAGAACAATGCTGCAAAGAAGGTTAACAAAAAGCTTGTTAAGAAACCGGCCCAACCTAAGTCCCGTCCTGTAAAGCCTCAAAATAAGCcccttgaaattgaaaatatccaaTCATCATAA